In one window of Arachis ipaensis cultivar K30076 chromosome B06, Araip1.1, whole genome shotgun sequence DNA:
- the LOC107605296 gene encoding zinc transporter 5 codes for MANHHHHHHQRPHRLSVPPRSTSPTTFSSSPTRYPSFPYTSSSSTPTATPSKTRLSTIPSFKSSSKSKSSLSFLFLLLLSLRSLYSLLPFLRSSPSFSLFPFSFLLSLLSFLLTLSFSLFSSHSSLFFSSSNSLDPFNQHKPKQPLLALSSLTHSQQRLLVAKSVLLALVFLLRFQALRYCGTAATILAEFTGTVAARFFAERRTQNWNRWRKLRGFGTLILGLFMLAFGWDKEECFPLSNKLGKMILPSESCVAIWPMLLPFVAGFIGCYERISMDWGTIRQLGQKRVRLITLFFTTIVLLVPALVSFFVFESEEDSVSFGDLAWPLVNTVAFAVILSENYTNDEKLVSSKDTQREYLVTFVCILLLQLFYFPELSLWGLLLCGLLLYIAVRDLDPFRHDVAGSSEESSEFLSDMIMKPIRHILSERKSRKIALFLLINTGYMVVEFVAGFMSNSLGLISDACHMLFDCAALAIGLYASYISRLPANNYYYYGRGRFEVLSGYANAVFLVLVGALIVVESFERILDPQEISTSSLLVVSIGGLLVNVIGLIFFHEEHHHAHGGSGSCSHSHSHSHSHSHSHSHSELHTHHSHHSHDKQHHHAIHGSNQERTNVSGGCQENSCHGDSGNHHHCNHPVKGDCHADSHGIQSIQHRENTNCHEHQHEHHHNHDHHHASHHCHEASVVHCLDVIDVAKSHCEGVNSTGHCDSELWESYAKAEEQREHSHHHIDHNMEGIFLHVLADTMGSVGVVISTLLIKYKGWLVADPACSIFISVLIVSSVIPLLRNSAEILLQRVPRAHEHELKDVLTDILKIKGVSGIQKFHVWSLTNTDVVGTLHLHVSTDSDKVSAKSQVSRLLHNAGIKDLTLQVECVR; via the coding sequence ATggccaaccaccaccaccatcatcatcaacgACCGCATCGCCTCTCAGTTCCACCGCGCTCCACCTCCCCCACCACCTTCAGCTCCAGTCCCACACGCTACCCTTCGTTCCCATACACTTCTTCCTCATCGACCCCAACCGCAACCCCATCCAAAACCCGTCTCTCCACCATCCCCTCCTTCAAATCCTCATCCAAATCCAAATCGTCCCTctccttcctcttcctcctcctcctctccctCCGCTCCCTCTACTCCCTCCTCCCTTTTCTCCGCTCCTCCCCTTCCTTCTCCCTCTTccccttctccttcctcctctccctcctctccttccTCTTAACCCTCTCCTTCTCCCTCTTCTCCTCccactcttctctcttcttctcttcttccaatTCCTTAGACCCTTTCAACCAACACAAACCCAAACAGCCTCTTCTTGCGCTTTCTTCTTTAACACACTCTCAGCAGAGGCTTCTTGTCGCAAAATCAGTCCTTCTCGCTCTTGTTTTTCTCCTCCGCTTCCAGGCTCTCCGCTACTGCGGCACCGCCGCCACCATCCTCGCCGAGTTCACCGGGACCGTGGCTGCGCGGTTCTTTGCAGAGCGGAGGACTCAGAACTGGAACCGGTGGCGAAAATTGCGTGGCTTCGGAACTCTGATTTTGGGATTGTTTATGCTGGCTTTTGGTTGGGATAAAGAAGAGTGCTTCCCTTTGTCTAACAAATTGGGGAAGATGATTCTCCCGAGCGAAAGCTGTGTGGCGATTTGGCCAATGCTGCTTCCATTTGTGGCTGGGTTTATCGGTTGTTACGAAAGGATTTCGATGGATTGGGGAACGATTAGGCAGCTAGGTCAAAAACGGGTACGGCTAATTACTCTGTTTTTCACTACAATTGTGCTTCTTGTTCCTGCTCTAGTTAGTTTTTTCGTGTTTGAATCTGAAGAAGATAGTGTTTCCTTTGGGGATTTGGCTTGGCCTTTGGTTAATACTGTTGCGTTCGCTGTGATTTTGAGTGAGAACTACACCAATGATGAGAAGCTGGTGAGTTCTAAGGACACTCAAAGGGAGTATTTGGTCACTTTTGTGTGTATATTATTATTGCAGCTTTTCTATTTCCCCGAACTTTCGCTTTGGGGTTTGTTGCTTTGTGGTTTATTGCTGTACATTGCTGTTAGAGACTTAGATCCTTTTCGCCATGATGTTGCTGGATCTAGTGAGGAGTCCTCGGAGTTCTTGTCAGATATGATTATGAAGCCTATTAGGCATATTTTGAGCGAGAGGAAATCGCGGAAAATCGCGCTCTTTCTCTTGATCAACACTGGGTATATGGTTGTGGAATTTGTTGCAGGTTTTATGAGTAATAGTCTTGGGCTGATATCGGATGCGTGTCACATGTTGTTTGATTGTGCTGCTTTGGCCATTGGGCTGTATGCTTCATATATATCTCGTTTACCTGCAAATAATTACTATTACTATGGCCGCGGAAGGTTTGAAGTTCTGTCGGGGTATGCAAATGCTGTTTTTCTTGTTCTTGTGGGAGCATTGATAGTGGTGGAGTCTTTTGAGAGGATATTGGATCCTCAAGAAATATCAACGAGTAGTTTGTTAGTTGTGTCTATCGGAGGGCTTTTAGTCAATGTGATTGGCTTGATATTTTTTCATGAGGAACATCATCATGCCCATGGAGGGTCTGGATCAtgctctcactctcactctcactctcactcgcACTCGCACTCGCACTCGCACTCAGAGTTACATACTCATCACTCCCACCATTCCCATGATAAACAACATCACCATGCCATACATGGAAGCAATCAAGAGCGAACTAACGTTTCTGGTGGTTGCCAAGAAAATTCATGCCATGGTGATTCTGGTAATCACCATCACTGCAATCATCCAGTGAAGGGCGACTGTCATGCAGACAGTCATGGGATTCAGAGCATTCAGCATCGTGAGAACACCAACTGCCATGAACATCAACACGAACATCATCATAATCATGACCATCACCATGCTAGCCACCATTGTCATGAAGCTTCAGTTGTTCACTGCTTGGATGTTATTGATGTTGCTAAATCTCATTGTGAAGGAGTGAACTCTACTGGACATTGCGATTCAGAGCTATGGGAATCGTATGCTAAAGCAGAGGAGCAGCGAGAGCACAGCCATCACCATATTGATCACAATATGGAAGGCATATTCTTGCATGTTCTTGCAGACACGATGGGGAGTGTTGGCGTCGTTATATCTACCCTATTAATAAAGTACAAGGGATGGCTTGTTGCTGATCCTGCCTGCTCAATTTTCATTTCGGTTTTAATTGTATCCTCTGTAATACCTTTACTCAGAAATTCGGCCGAAATTTTGCTCCAGAGAGTTCCGAGGGCACATGAGCATGAACTCAAGGATGTGTTAACTGATATATTGAAGATAAAaggtgtttctggcattcaaaagTTTCACGTATGGAGCTTAACAAACACAGATGTAGTTGGGACACTTCATCTACATGTGTCAACAGACAGTGACAAAGTGTCTGCAAAGTCTCAAGTTTCTCGTTTATTGCATAATGCTGGAATCAAGGATTTAACCTTGCAAGTTGAATGTGTTAGATAG
- the LOC107605297 gene encoding uncharacterized protein LOC107605297: MMPDSEIHPRSQESVESEASSYQGVSFPSPLNGVVIFVISTLGGYLQVRFQSKNVSPFEEHYQIMWAASMVLSLYSIMLIGEFNLEVRKHSFVSIAKRFTVLMGALEAVLLTIIIMPWFGYLKLVLWSICFLKATLDSYEEMCQCFHQVFSQTVDTIRSYFSREEKRLPV, from the exons ATGATGCCAGATAGTGAAATTCATCCAAGGAGTCAAGAATCAGTTGAAAG TGAAGCAAGCTCTTACCAAGGAGTGAGTTTCCCGTCCCCATTGAACGGCGTTGTAATCTTTGTCATATCCACATTAGGTGGATACCTCCAAGTTCGATTCCAATCGAAGAACGTGTCGCCATTCGAAGAACACTACCAGATTATGTGGGCAGCTTCTATGGTGCTATCCCTTTATTCCATCATGTTGATTGGTGAATTCAATCTTGAGGTACGTAAACATAGCTTCGTTTCGATTGCGAAACGCTTCACTGTGCTTATGGGAGCTCTTGAGGCTGTGTTGCTCACTATAATCATAATGCCCTGGTTTGGGTATTTGAAGTTGGTACTTTGGAGCATTTGTTTTCTGAAAGCAACATTGGATTCCTATGAAGAAATGTGCCAATGTTTTCATCAGGTGTTTTCTCAAACCGTTGATACCATAAGAAGCTATTTTAGCAGAGAAGAAAAACGCTTGCCAGTCTAG